Proteins encoded together in one Telopea speciosissima isolate NSW1024214 ecotype Mountain lineage chromosome 6, Tspe_v1, whole genome shotgun sequence window:
- the LOC122664131 gene encoding probable metal-nicotianamine transporter YSL7 isoform X2: protein MICPYIINISLLVGAILSWGIMWPLIETKKGHWYPEDLSSASLHGLQGYKIFISIAMILGDGLYNFVKVLSRTLFGLFQQLYGNKTGDLPITGRSAPTNQPVPYDHHRRTQLFLKDQIPTWVAIGGYGTIAVISIITLPNIFHQLRWYHVLVIYIFAPTLAFCNAYGCGLTDWSMASTYGKLAIFTIGAWARTSNGGVLAGLAACGVMMNIVSTASDLMQDFKTGYLTLTSPRSMFVSQVIGTAMGCAISPCVFWLFYKAFPDFGVPGSEYPAPYALVYRNMAILGVEGFSTLPKHCLQLCYTFFAAAILVNSIRDAVGKKWAKYIPLPMAMALPFYLGGYFAIDMCVGSFILFVWRKVNKDKAEAFGPAVASGLICGEGIWTLPSSILALAGVQPPICMKFLTRKTNARVDNLLGS, encoded by the exons ATGATCTGCCCTTACATCATAAACATATCTTTGCTAGTTGGGGCGATTCTGTCATGGGGTATCATGTGGCCTCTCATTGAAACTAAAAAGGGTCATTGGTATCCTGAAGATCTGAGCTCTGCCAGCCTCCATGGCTTACAAGGTTACAAG ATTTTCATTTCAATCGCCATGATCCTGGGAGATGGTCTCTATAACTTTGTGAAGGTCCTCAGTCGAACTCTCTTTGGTTTGTTTCAACAACTCTATGGTAACAAAACTGGAGATCTCCCCATTACCGGTCGCTCTGCTCCTACGAACCAACCTGTCCCCTATGATCATCATCGGCGAACACAACTCTTCCTCAAAGATCAAATACCAACCTGGGTTGCAATAGGAGGCTACGGTACCATAGCTGTCATCTCCATCATCACGCTACCTAACATTTTTCACCAACTCAGATGGTATCATGTCTTGGTCATCTACATATTTGCACCGACCCTAGCCTTCTGTAATGCATATGGCTGTGGACTCACTGATTGGTCCATGGCCTCAACATACGGTAAGCTTGCCATCTTTACCATTGGTGCATGGGCAAGGACCTCTAATGGTGGAGTTCTCGCAGGTCTTGCAGCATGTGGAGTCATGATGAACATTGTCTCCACAGCCTCTGACCTCATGCAGGATTTCAAGACTGGGTACCTAACACTAACTTCACCTCGTTCCATGTTTGTGAGCCAAGTTATTGGGACTGCAATGGGTTGTGCTATCTCCCCTTGTGTTTTTTGGCTCTTCTACAAGGCCTTCCCTGATTTTGGTGTCCCAGGGTCTGAATACCCTGCCCCTTATGCTCTTGTCTACCGTAACATGGCAATATTGGGGGTCGAGGGGTTCTCAACTCTACCAAAGCACTGTCTTCAACTTTGCTACACCTTTTTTGCTGCAGCCATTCTTGTGAACTCGATCAGAGATGCTGTAGGAAAAAAATGGGCAAAATATATTCCTCTCCCAATGGCCATGGCTCTACCATTCTACCTCGGAGGCTACTTTGCGATTGACATGTGTGTTGGGAGTTTTATACTATTTGTGTGGCGAAAGGTTAATAAAGACAAAGCAGAAGCATTTGGGCCTGCAGTAGCTTCCGGTTTGATTTGTGGGGAAGGGATATGGACTTTGCCCAGCTCAATACTTGCATTGGCTGGGGTGCAACCACCCATCTGCATGAAGTTTCTCACAAGGAAAACAAATGCCAGAGTCGATAACTTGCTAGGCTCTTAA
- the LOC122664131 gene encoding probable metal-nicotianamine transporter YSL7 isoform X1 gives MERIENQQEHRKRNNVEEIETISTERIFDTKAAPQWKKQLTFRAFMVSFVLSVLLSFIVMKLNLTTGIIPSLNVSAGLLGFFFVKTWTKLLQKSGLLKQDFTRQENTVIQTCVVASSGIAFSGGFGSYLFAMSEGIAKQSTEANKEQNIKNPSLGWMIGFLFLVSFIGLFSVVPLRKIMIIDFKLVYPSGTATAHLINSFHTPQGAKLAKKQVKALGKFFSFSFLSAFFQWFFTAGDNCGFSNFPTFGIKAFEKRFYFDFSATYVGVGMICPYIINISLLVGAILSWGIMWPLIETKKGHWYPEDLSSASLHGLQGYKIFISIAMILGDGLYNFVKVLSRTLFGLFQQLYGNKTGDLPITGRSAPTNQPVPYDHHRRTQLFLKDQIPTWVAIGGYGTIAVISIITLPNIFHQLRWYHVLVIYIFAPTLAFCNAYGCGLTDWSMASTYGKLAIFTIGAWARTSNGGVLAGLAACGVMMNIVSTASDLMQDFKTGYLTLTSPRSMFVSQVIGTAMGCAISPCVFWLFYKAFPDFGVPGSEYPAPYALVYRNMAILGVEGFSTLPKHCLQLCYTFFAAAILVNSIRDAVGKKWAKYIPLPMAMALPFYLGGYFAIDMCVGSFILFVWRKVNKDKAEAFGPAVASGLICGEGIWTLPSSILALAGVQPPICMKFLTRKTNARVDNLLGS, from the exons ATGGAAAGGATCGAGAACCAACAAGAGCATCGGAAGAGGAATAATGTGGAGGAAATAGAGACCATTTCAACCGAACGGATATTCGATACCAAGGCGGCTCCGCAATGGAAGAAGCAGCTGACCTTCAGGGCTTTCATGGTGAGCTTCGTTCTAAGTGTTCTGTTGAGCTTCATCGTCATGAAGCTCAACCTCACCACTGGGATCATACCTTCTCTCAACGTCTCTGCTGGACTTCTTGGGTTCTTCTTCGTCAAGACATGGACCAAGCTCTTACAGAAATCTGGGTTGCTCAAGCAGGATTTTACCAGGCAAGAGAATACTGTCATTCAGACTTGTGTCGTTGCTTCCTCCGGCATTGCCTTTAGCG GAGGTTTTGGGAGTTACCTCTTTGCAATGAGCGAGGGTATTGCTAAACAATCAACAGAAGctaacaaggaacaaaacatTAAGAACCCTTCTCTTGGATGGATGATTggatttctctttcttgttagCTTCATTGGGCTCTTCTCTGTGGTTCCACTTCGGAAG ATAATGATCATAGACTTTAAACTGGTCTATCCGAGTGGAACTGCTACTGCACATCTCATCAACAGCTTCCACACTCCACAAGGAGCAAAATTAGCTAA GAAACAAGTCAAGGCATTGGGCAAGTTCTTCTCATTCAGTTTCTTGTCGGCATTCTTCCAATGGTTCTTCACTGCAGGGGATAATTGTGGATTCTCTAACTTCCCTACATTCGGTATCAAAGCATTTGAGAAAAG GTTTTACTTCGATTTTTCTGCTACATATGTAGGGGTTGGGATGATCTGCCCTTACATCATAAACATATCTTTGCTAGTTGGGGCGATTCTGTCATGGGGTATCATGTGGCCTCTCATTGAAACTAAAAAGGGTCATTGGTATCCTGAAGATCTGAGCTCTGCCAGCCTCCATGGCTTACAAGGTTACAAG ATTTTCATTTCAATCGCCATGATCCTGGGAGATGGTCTCTATAACTTTGTGAAGGTCCTCAGTCGAACTCTCTTTGGTTTGTTTCAACAACTCTATGGTAACAAAACTGGAGATCTCCCCATTACCGGTCGCTCTGCTCCTACGAACCAACCTGTCCCCTATGATCATCATCGGCGAACACAACTCTTCCTCAAAGATCAAATACCAACCTGGGTTGCAATAGGAGGCTACGGTACCATAGCTGTCATCTCCATCATCACGCTACCTAACATTTTTCACCAACTCAGATGGTATCATGTCTTGGTCATCTACATATTTGCACCGACCCTAGCCTTCTGTAATGCATATGGCTGTGGACTCACTGATTGGTCCATGGCCTCAACATACGGTAAGCTTGCCATCTTTACCATTGGTGCATGGGCAAGGACCTCTAATGGTGGAGTTCTCGCAGGTCTTGCAGCATGTGGAGTCATGATGAACATTGTCTCCACAGCCTCTGACCTCATGCAGGATTTCAAGACTGGGTACCTAACACTAACTTCACCTCGTTCCATGTTTGTGAGCCAAGTTATTGGGACTGCAATGGGTTGTGCTATCTCCCCTTGTGTTTTTTGGCTCTTCTACAAGGCCTTCCCTGATTTTGGTGTCCCAGGGTCTGAATACCCTGCCCCTTATGCTCTTGTCTACCGTAACATGGCAATATTGGGGGTCGAGGGGTTCTCAACTCTACCAAAGCACTGTCTTCAACTTTGCTACACCTTTTTTGCTGCAGCCATTCTTGTGAACTCGATCAGAGATGCTGTAGGAAAAAAATGGGCAAAATATATTCCTCTCCCAATGGCCATGGCTCTACCATTCTACCTCGGAGGCTACTTTGCGATTGACATGTGTGTTGGGAGTTTTATACTATTTGTGTGGCGAAAGGTTAATAAAGACAAAGCAGAAGCATTTGGGCCTGCAGTAGCTTCCGGTTTGATTTGTGGGGAAGGGATATGGACTTTGCCCAGCTCAATACTTGCATTGGCTGGGGTGCAACCACCCATCTGCATGAAGTTTCTCACAAGGAAAACAAATGCCAGAGTCGATAACTTGCTAGGCTCTTAA
- the LOC122664134 gene encoding cytochrome P450 71B34-like, with protein sequence MIPISTMPLWLLPLLVLLPLILILKSKQVKRTNLPPGPPKLPIIGNLHQLGELPHRSLQQLSKEYGPIMHLELGFMPTVVVSSAEMASEIMKSHDLDCCSRPDLMGPRKLSYNFLDITFAPYNEYWREMRKVAVLELFSVKRVQSFHLIKEELVASMISSISKSSLSSTPINLSEMLFTLTDDITCKIAFGKSYKGREFDNGRFGKAINEAIAILGTFSGTDFFPYVGWIMDKFTGLDGRREKCFLEFDKFYQNVIDEHVNSERAESEHEDIVDVLLKVGRDHKVAGSLTHDHIKSILMDLFLAGVDTSAATVEWAMAELVKKPEVMKKVQDEIRSTVGKKEMIVEADIDQLKFLKLVVKETLRLHAPGPLLLPREAMNQFTINEYNIYPKTRIQVNAWAIGRDPKYWVNPEDFNPERFMNSSIDFKGAHFMFLPFGAGRRMCPGMHFGLSTVELTLANLLYSFDWGLSDGMKKEDIEMDEQAGLVVHKKAPLYLMPIKN encoded by the exons ATGATTCCTATTTCCACCATGCCACTATGGCTTCTCCCCCTTCTAGTTCTCCTTCCATTGATTCTCATTCTAAAGAGCAAACAAGTGAAGAGAACAAACCTTCCTCCTGGCCCTCCTAAGCTTCCCATCATAGGTAACTTGCACCAACTTGGTGAGCTGCCTCACCGCTCTCTACAGCAACTCTCTAAGGAATATGGTCCAATTATGCATTTGGAACTTGGGTTCATGCCTACAGTAGTTGTCTCATCTGCTGAAATGGCAAGTGAGATCATGAAGTCTCATGATCTTGATTGTTGCAGTAGGCCTGATTTGATGGGCCCTAGGAAGCTCTCATACAACTTCTTAGACATTACTTTTGCACCTTACAATGAGTACTGGAGGGAGATGAGGAAGGTTGCTGTTCTAGAGCTTTTCAGTGTGAAGAGGGTTCAATCTTTTCATTTGATTAAAGAAGAGCTAGTTGCTTCAATGATTAGCTCAATTTCGAAATCTTCTTTATCATCAACTCCTATTAATCTGAGTGAGATGCTCTTTACCCTTACTGATGATATAACTTGTAAGATTGCTTTTGGTAAGAGTTACAAGGGGAGAGAATTTGATAATGGGAGGTTTGGAAAAGCTATTAATGAAGCCATAGCTATCTTGGGTACCTTCTCTGGCACCGATTTTTTCCCTTATGTAGGGTGGATCATGGACAAGTTCACTGGACTCGATGGAAGGCGTGAGAAGTGCTTCCTTGAATTTGATAAATTCTACCAAAATGTGATTGATGAACATGTCAACAGTGAGAGAGCTGAATCAGAGCATGAAGACATTGTTGATGTCTTGCTCAAAGTAGGAAGGGATCATAAAGTTGCAGGTTCTCTCACCCATGATCATATCAAATCAATCCTCATG GATTTATTTTTAGCTGGAGTAGACACTAGTGCTGCTACAGTAGAGTGGGCAATGGCAGAGCTTGTTAAGAAGCCAGAAGTGATGAAGAAAGTACAAGATGAGATTAGAAGCACtgtgggaaagaaagaaatgattgTTGAAGCAGACATTGATCAGCTTAAATTCCTTAAATTGGTGGTAAAAGAGACTCTAAGATTGCATGCTCCAGGCCCTCTATTGCTCCCAAGAGAAGCCATGAACCAATTTACCATTAACGAATATAACATTTACCCCAAAACAAGGATCCAAGTGAATGCTTGGGCAATAGGGAGAGATCCAAAATATTGGGTGAACCCAGAAGATTTCAATCCAGAGAGGTTCATGAATAGCTCAATTGATTTTAAGGGAGCACATTTTATGTTCTTGCCTTTTGGAGCAGGTCGAAGAATGTGTCCTGGTATGCACTTTGGTCTTTCAACAGTTGAGCTAACACTCGCAAATCTTCTGTATTCCTTTGACTGGGGACTTTCTGATGGGATGAAGAAGGAAGATATAGAAATGGATGAGCAAGCAGGTCTTGTTGTTCATAAGAAAGCTCCTCTTTACCTTATGCctattaaaaattaa
- the LOC122664130 gene encoding probable metal-nicotianamine transporter YSL7 isoform X1 yields MENMENQQEEQQQQQKKNNNNVMEIETLSIERIFDSKEVPSWQEQLTFRAFMVSFLLSVLFCFIVMKLNLTAGIIPSLNVSAGLLGFFFVKTWTKFLQKSGLLKQAFTRQENTVIQTCVVASSGIAFSGGFGNYLFGMSEAIAKQSSDANEAQNIKNPSLGWMIGFLFVVSFLGLFSVVPLRKIMIIDFKLIYPSGTATAHLINSFHTPQGAKLAKKQVKALGKFFSFSFLWAFFQWFFTAGDNCGFIDFPTFGLKAFDNKFYFDFSATYVGVGMICPYIINISLLVGAILSWGIMWPLIETRKGHWYSADLSPTSLHGLQGYKIFIAIAVILGDGLYNFVKVLSRTLFGLFQQFCNKKTGDLPISGCSAPASPQISYDDQRRTQLFLKDQIPTWVAIGGYVIIAVISTIILPNIFHQLKWYHVVIIYIFAPALAFCNAYGCGLTDWSLASTYGKLSIFIIGAWVGASNGGVLAGLAACGVMMNIVSTASDLMQDFKTGYLTLASPRSMFVSQVIGTAMGCVISPCVFWLFYKAFPDLGVPGSEYPAPFSLVYRNMAILGVEGFSTLPKHCLQLCYTFFAAAILVNSIRDAAGKKWSKYIPLPMAMAIPFYLGGYFAIDMCVGSFILFVWQKINKAKAEAFGPAVASGLICGDGIWTLPSSILALAGVQPPICMKFLTRKTNARIDKLLGS; encoded by the exons ATGGAAAACATGGAGAATCAACAagaagaacagcagcagcagcagaagaagaataataataatgttatgGAAATAGAGACCCTTTCAATCGAACGGATCTTCGATAGCAAGGAGGTTCCATCATGGCAGGAGCAATTAACCTTCAGGGCCTTTATGGTTAGCTTCCTTCTGAGTGTTCTGTTCTGCTTCATCGTTATGAAGCTTAACCTCACCGCTGGGATCATACCTTCCCTAAACGTCTCTGCTGGGCTTCTTGGGTTCTTTTTCGTCAAGACATGGACCAAATTCTTGCAGAAATCTGGGTTGCTCAAGCAAGCTTTTACCAGGCAAGAGAATACCGTCATCCAGACTTGCGTCGTTGCTTCCTCTGGCATCGCCTTTAGCG GAGGTTTTGGGAATTACCTATTTGGAATGAGTGAAGCTATTGCTAAACAATCATCAGATGCTAACGAAGCACAAAACATTAAGAATCCATCTCTGGGATGGATGATTGGATTTCTCTTTGTTGTTAGCTTTCTTGGGCTCTTCTCTGTGGTTCCTCTTCGAAAG ATTATGATCATAGACTTTAAACTGATCTATCCAAGTGGTACTGCAACTGCACATCTTATCAACAGCTTCCACACTCCACAAGGAGCAAAATTAGCCAA GAAGCAAGTCAAGGCATTAGGCAAGTTCTTCTCATTCAGTTTCTTGTGGGCATTCTTCCAATGGTTCTTCACTGCAGGGGATAATTGTGGATTCATAGACTTCCCTACATTCGGTCTCAAAGCATTTGATAACAA GTTTTACTTCGATTTTTCTGCTACATATGTTGGAGTTGGGATGATCTGTCCTTACATCATAAACATATCATTGCTAGTTGGAGCGATTCTCTCATGGGGTATCATGTGGCCTCTCATTGAAACTAGAAAGGGTCATTGGTATTCTGCAGATCTTTCTCCTACCAGCCTCCATGGCTTACAAGGTTACAAG ATTTTCATTGCTATCGCCGTGATCCTGGGAGATGGTCTCTATAACTTTGTGAAGGTCCTCAGTCGAACTCTCTTTGGCTTGTTTCAACAATTTTGTAACAAAAAAACTGGAGATCTCCCCATTTCTGGTTGCTCTGCTCCCGCGAGCCCACAGATATCCTATGATGATCAGCGGCGAACACAACTCTTCCTCAAAGATCAAATTCCAACCTGGGTTGCAATAGGAGGCTATGTTATCATCGCTGTCATCTCCACCATCATACTACCTAACATTTTTCACCAGCTCAAGTGGTACCATGTCGTGATCATCTACATCTTTGCACCAGCCCTAGCCTTCTGTAATGCATATGGCTGTGGGCTCACTGATTGGTCCCTAGCCTCAACATACGGGAAGCTTTCCATCTTTATCATTGGTGCATGGGTAGGAGCCTCTAATGGTGGAGTTCTCGCTGGCCTGGCAGCATGTGGGGTCATGATGAACATTGTCTCCACAGCCTCTGATCTCATGCAGGATTTCAAGACTGGGTACCTAACTTTAGCTTCACCTCGTTCCATGTTTGTGAGCCAAGTTATTGGGACTGCAATGGGTTGTGTTATCTCCCCTTGTGTTTTTTGGCTCTTCTACAAGGCTTTCCCCGATCTTGGTGTCCCAGGGTCTGAATACCCCGCCCCTTTTTCTCTTGTCTACCGTAACATGGCAATATTGGGGGTCGAGGGATTCTCAACTCTACCAAAACACTGCCTTCAACTTTGCTACACCTTTTTTGCTGCAGCCATTCTTGTGAACTCGATCAGAGATGCTGCAGGAAAGAAATGGTCAAAATATATTCCACTCCCAATGGCCATGGCTATACCATTCTACCTCGGAGGCTACTTTGCAATTGACATGTGTGTTGGGAGCTTTATACTATTTGTTTGGCAAAAAATTAACAAAGCCAAAGCAGAAGCATTTGGGCCTGCAGTAGCTTCTGGTTTGATTTGTGGGGATGGGATATGGACTTTGCCCAGCTCAATACTTGCTTTGGCTGGGGTGCAACCACCTATCTGCATGAAGTTTCTCACAAGGAAAACAAATGCCAGGATCGATAAATTGTTGGGCTCTTAA
- the LOC122664130 gene encoding probable metal-nicotianamine transporter YSL7 isoform X2 — protein sequence MESIENQQEEQQQQQKKNNNNVMEIETLSIERIFDSKEVPSWQEQLTFRAFMVSFLLSVLFCFIVMKLNLTAGIIPSLNVSAGLLGFFFVKTWTKFLQKSGLLKQAFTRQENTVIQTCVVASSGIAFSGGFGNYLFGMSEAIAKQSSDANEAQNIKNPSLGWMIGFLFVVSFLGLFSVVPLRKIMIIDFKLIYPSGTATAHLINSFHTPQGAKLAKKQVKALGKFFSFSFLWAFFQWFFTAGDNCGFIDFPTFGLKAFDNKFYFDFSATYVGVGMICPYIINISLLVGAILSWGIMWPLIETRKGHWYSADLSPTSLHGLQGYKIFIAIAVILGDGLYNFVKVLSRTLFGLFQQFCNKKTGDLPISGCSAPASPQISYDDQRRTQLFLKDQIPTWVAIGGYVIIAVISTIILPNIFHQLKWYHVVIIYIFAPALAFCNAYGCGLTDWSLASTYGKLSIFIIGAWVGASNGGVLAGLAACGVMMNIVSTASDLMQDFKTGYLTLASPRSMFVSQVIGTAMGCVISPCVFWLFYKAFPDLGVPGSEYPAPFSLVYRNMAILGVEGFSTLPKHCLQLCYTFFAAAILVNSIRDAAGKKWSKYIPLPMAMAIPFYLGGYFAIDMCVGSFILFVWQKINKAKAEAFGPAVASGLICGDGIWTLPSSILALAGVQPPICMKFLTRKTNARIDKLLGS from the exons GAGAATCAACAagaagaacagcagcagcagcagaagaagaataataataatgttatgGAAATAGAGACCCTTTCAATCGAACGGATCTTCGATAGCAAGGAGGTTCCATCATGGCAGGAGCAATTAACCTTCAGGGCCTTTATGGTTAGCTTCCTTCTGAGTGTTCTGTTCTGCTTCATCGTTATGAAGCTTAACCTCACCGCTGGGATCATACCTTCCCTAAACGTCTCTGCTGGGCTTCTTGGGTTCTTTTTCGTCAAGACATGGACCAAATTCTTGCAGAAATCTGGGTTGCTCAAGCAAGCTTTTACCAGGCAAGAGAATACCGTCATCCAGACTTGCGTCGTTGCTTCCTCTGGCATCGCCTTTAGCG GAGGTTTTGGGAATTACCTATTTGGAATGAGTGAAGCTATTGCTAAACAATCATCAGATGCTAACGAAGCACAAAACATTAAGAATCCATCTCTGGGATGGATGATTGGATTTCTCTTTGTTGTTAGCTTTCTTGGGCTCTTCTCTGTGGTTCCTCTTCGAAAG ATTATGATCATAGACTTTAAACTGATCTATCCAAGTGGTACTGCAACTGCACATCTTATCAACAGCTTCCACACTCCACAAGGAGCAAAATTAGCCAA GAAGCAAGTCAAGGCATTAGGCAAGTTCTTCTCATTCAGTTTCTTGTGGGCATTCTTCCAATGGTTCTTCACTGCAGGGGATAATTGTGGATTCATAGACTTCCCTACATTCGGTCTCAAAGCATTTGATAACAA GTTTTACTTCGATTTTTCTGCTACATATGTTGGAGTTGGGATGATCTGTCCTTACATCATAAACATATCATTGCTAGTTGGAGCGATTCTCTCATGGGGTATCATGTGGCCTCTCATTGAAACTAGAAAGGGTCATTGGTATTCTGCAGATCTTTCTCCTACCAGCCTCCATGGCTTACAAGGTTACAAG ATTTTCATTGCTATCGCCGTGATCCTGGGAGATGGTCTCTATAACTTTGTGAAGGTCCTCAGTCGAACTCTCTTTGGCTTGTTTCAACAATTTTGTAACAAAAAAACTGGAGATCTCCCCATTTCTGGTTGCTCTGCTCCCGCGAGCCCACAGATATCCTATGATGATCAGCGGCGAACACAACTCTTCCTCAAAGATCAAATTCCAACCTGGGTTGCAATAGGAGGCTATGTTATCATCGCTGTCATCTCCACCATCATACTACCTAACATTTTTCACCAGCTCAAGTGGTACCATGTCGTGATCATCTACATCTTTGCACCAGCCCTAGCCTTCTGTAATGCATATGGCTGTGGGCTCACTGATTGGTCCCTAGCCTCAACATACGGGAAGCTTTCCATCTTTATCATTGGTGCATGGGTAGGAGCCTCTAATGGTGGAGTTCTCGCTGGCCTGGCAGCATGTGGGGTCATGATGAACATTGTCTCCACAGCCTCTGATCTCATGCAGGATTTCAAGACTGGGTACCTAACTTTAGCTTCACCTCGTTCCATGTTTGTGAGCCAAGTTATTGGGACTGCAATGGGTTGTGTTATCTCCCCTTGTGTTTTTTGGCTCTTCTACAAGGCTTTCCCCGATCTTGGTGTCCCAGGGTCTGAATACCCCGCCCCTTTTTCTCTTGTCTACCGTAACATGGCAATATTGGGGGTCGAGGGATTCTCAACTCTACCAAAACACTGCCTTCAACTTTGCTACACCTTTTTTGCTGCAGCCATTCTTGTGAACTCGATCAGAGATGCTGCAGGAAAGAAATGGTCAAAATATATTCCACTCCCAATGGCCATGGCTATACCATTCTACCTCGGAGGCTACTTTGCAATTGACATGTGTGTTGGGAGCTTTATACTATTTGTTTGGCAAAAAATTAACAAAGCCAAAGCAGAAGCATTTGGGCCTGCAGTAGCTTCTGGTTTGATTTGTGGGGATGGGATATGGACTTTGCCCAGCTCAATACTTGCTTTGGCTGGGGTGCAACCACCTATCTGCATGAAGTTTCTCACAAGGAAAACAAATGCCAGGATCGATAAATTGTTGGGCTCTTAA